From Quercus lobata isolate SW786 chromosome 1, ValleyOak3.0 Primary Assembly, whole genome shotgun sequence, one genomic window encodes:
- the LOC115985762 gene encoding LOW QUALITY PROTEIN: aluminum-activated malate transporter 2-like (The sequence of the model RefSeq protein was modified relative to this genomic sequence to represent the inferred CDS: inserted 1 base in 1 codon) → MEMASEIKNEGVFFRNWGWFKALSGKLGTKIVETAWKIKKLGQDDPRRIIHSLKFGLALTLVSLIYYFEPLYKGFGNSAMWAILTVIVVFEFSVGATLGRGLNRGLATLVAGALGFGAHYLASLAGERGEPILLGLSVFLLAALVTFVRFFPQLKARYDYGLLIFMLTFCLVSISGYREDEILEMAHQRVSTILIVAXTSVFICLFVFPVWAGDDLHNLVASNLEKLGSFLEGFGVEYFKIPGDSKESSTTFMDDYKSVLNSKQSEECLANFARWEPCHGQFRFRHLWKQYLKIGSLTRQCAYRIESLNGYINSEIQIPAEFRSKIQEACTNMSLESGKALKELASAIKAMTPPSSVTPHIIKSKDAAKNLKSLLRSGFCKEIDLLEVIPAVTVASLLVDVVSCTEKIAESINELASLAHFQRVEPMVEEEKPKLLDHETIPPCCGVNEPHHVITIDQLSPKLP, encoded by the exons ATGGAAATGGCATCTGAAATTAAGAATGAAGGAGTTTTTTTTCGTAACTGGGGGTGGTTCAAGGCCTTGTCTGGAAAGTTAGGCACGAAGATAGTTGAGACTGCCTGGAAGATAAAGAAATTGGGACAAGATGATCCGAGAAGGATTATTCATTCGCTAAAATTTGGACTGGCTCTCACGTTGGTGTCGCTGATCTACTACTTTGAACCTCTTTATAAAGGTTTTGGCAACTCAGCAATGTGGGCTATTTTGACTGTTATCGTGGTCTTTGAATTCTCCGTAG GAGCAACGCTCGGAAGAGGTTTAAATAGAGGATTGGCTACATTGGTGGCTGGGGCTCTAGGATTTGGTGCTCATTACCTAGCAAGTCTTGCTGGAGAGAGAGGTGAGCCCATACTCCTTGGGCTCTCTGTTTTTTTACTTG CTGCTTTAGTGACATTTGTGCGGTTCTTTCCTCAATTGAAAGCGAGATACGATTATGGTCTCCTCATATTTATGCTGACATTTTGTTTGGTATCTATATCTGGTTACCGGGAAGATGAGATACTAGAAATGGCACATCAGAGAGTGTCCACAATCCTCATTGTAG CTACATCTGTATTTATTTGCCTTTTCGTTTTCCCTGTATGGGCTGGTGATGATCTTCACAATCTGGTTGCTTCAAACCTTGAAAAACTTGGGAGCTTCTTAGAAG GTTTTGGTGTTGAATACTTCAAAATACCAGGGGATAGTAAAGAGTCTAGCACTACATTTATGGATGACTATAAGAGTGTCCTCAACTCAAAACAAAGCGAAGAATGCTTG GCTAATTTTGCTAGATGGGAACCTTGTCATGGTCAATTTAGGTTCCGTCACCTTTGGAAACAATACCTGAAGATTGGAAGCCTAACACGTCAATGTGCGTATCGTATTGAGTCTCTTAATGGTTACATCAACTCTGAGATCCAG ATACCAGCAGAATTTCGAAGCAAAATTCAAGAGGCATGCACGAATATGAGCTTGGAATCAGGCAAAGCTTTGAAGGAATTAGCATCGGCAATTAAAGCAATGACACCGCCATCCTCAGTCACTCCCCAcattataaaatcaaaagatgCTGCTAAGAATCTGAAATCCTTGCTCCGATCAGGCTTTTGTAAAGAGATTGACCTCCTAGAGGTAATACCAGCTGTAACCGTGGCATCGCTGCTAGTTGATGTTGTTTCTTGCACAGAGAAAATTGCAGAGTCCATTAATGAGCTCGCCTCTCTTGCACACTTTCAAAGAGTTGAGCCTATGGTGGAAGAAGAGAAGCCAAAATTACTTGACCATGAAACAATCCCGCCTTGTTGTGGTGTCAATGAACCACATCATGTTATCACAATTGATCAGCTATCTCCAAAATTACCATAA
- the LOC115950494 gene encoding uncharacterized protein LOC115950494, producing the protein MYSEIEGNYDDVTISTFKRGLPTEHGLRKSLTGKPVTSVRQLMDRINKYKRVKEVQQTGKGKAKVVLQERRDFRSDRFGNNNGPRRDYSKQSGSIGAQAVHAELGHTTDDCRNLKNHLDRLVREGKLRHLLHHPVGRQEQTGVEARQSTLRPPIGTINVIFAALGRTGSHPFRVMSVARLPVEADDRESKRAKRMALPILRFSDEDKVGTIQPHDNAPVVTLRIGGYDVKRVLVDQGSVVEVMYPNLYKGLKLRPEDLTAYDSPLISFEGKIVTPKGQIRLPIQTGSDIMEVDFIVVVVYSPYTAIVARLWLHALGAASLTLH; encoded by the exons atgtatagTGAGATAGAGGGAAATTACGATGACGTCACCATTAGCACCTTCAAGAGAGGCTTGCCGACAGAGCACGGTTTAAGGAAGTCCTTGACTGGGAAACCGGTCACCAGCGTGCGCCAGCTCATGGATCGAATTAACAAGTACAAGAGGGTCAAGGAGGTCCAACAGACGGGAAAGGGCAAAGCGAAAGTTGTCcttcaggagaggagggacttcaggtcggaccgaTTTGGCAACAATAACGGGCCGAGAAGGGATTACTCGAAGCAGTCTGGATCCATCGGGGCACAGGCAGTCCACGCT GAACTGGGGCACACCACTGATGACTGCAGAAACCTGAAAAACCACTTGGACCGGCTGGTCCGAGAGGGAAAGCTGAGACATCTCTTGCATCATCCCGTTGGACGACAAGAGCAGACGGGCGTCGAGGCAAGGCAAAGCACCTTGAGACCACCTattggcacaataaatgtcatttttGCTGCTCTAGGAAGAACCGGCTCCCATCCTTTCAGAGTGATGTCGGTGGCCCGACTCCCCGTTGAAGCTGACGACCGTGAGTCTAAGAGGGCTAAAAGGATGGCCTTGCCCATACTCAGATTCTCAGATGAGGATAAAGTTGGAACCATCCAGCCCCACGACAATGCTCCAGTCGTCACACTCAGGATTGGGGGATATGACGTGAAGAGGGTGCTAGTTGATCAGGGCAGTGTCGTGGAGGTAATGTACCCCAActtatacaaggggctgaagcTGAGACCAGAAGACCTGACAGCATATGACTCCCCTTTGATAAGTTTCGAAGGGAAAATTGTTACTCCAAAAGGCCAGATTAGGCTGCCTATACAAACAGGCTCAGACATAATGGAAGTTGACTTCATAGTGGTGGTCGTATATTCGCCCTACACCGCCATAGTAGCCAGACTGTGGCTTCATGCCCTAGGAGCTGCATCCTTAACCTTACACTAA